GCGGTGGGATTGCGGCTGTGTTGCTGCTGTTCTGGATCTATCCGTTTCCGGCCGCGGACTTGTTGACGGGAATTCTGCTGCAGGGAAAGAAGCTCATCGGACGAGGCGACGGTAGCCTTGTTTCCTACTATCTACTGCAGCCTTCGTTGCCCGCCTGGGGTTTATTGCTGCTGGGTACCGCTGCGCTGGCCGCGCGTAAGCGGCCGATGCTGCTGCTGATCACGCCGCTGGTGTGGTTCCTCGGGCCGCGCGTGCCACCGGTCTTTTACAACTTGATTCCGCTCTGCATCTTGTTGGTGGCGTTTTGCCTCGCAACGTACTCGGCGCGGATTGCAGGCTACCTCGGGATGGCATGCCTGCTGGTAGGTGCCACCGGACTGGGGTTCGTGAGCCTGCGCGACGTACTCACGGCGCAGCGATTCGGCGATACGTTTGCGCAAACTCGCGCGCAGGTTGCTGCGCTGGTGGCTGGCGGAACGCATCTGGCCCATGTCAGTTCGATCGTGGCACTGACAAACCCCGAACTTGCGATCACCAATCCACGGCGGGTACCGGCGCCCGCAGGTACCGGCGGGGCCGAAGTGAGCATCGTGGCGGTGAATGGCGCGCCGCGCGCGCCGTGCGCTGTGGGCACCCGTGATGTATCGCTGGGGCTTGGAACCGTCAAACTATTCAACAGCAACAGCGGGTGGATGATTTACGTCTGTCGCTGATGCAGCTGCCGTGGGCCGCATCGTCAGCGTTCGGTGCTCATTGTTCATGAAAACACCACATTGGTATTCGGGCCTCCATTTGTGTGGAGAGTCGCCTGCGGTCCGAGCTGTACCTTGCCGCCTGTGCAATTGCATACCTGCACGATGCCGTTGTCGATATTGCTGCCGTACATGATCGTTGTGCAGGCGTTCAGCAGTGCCGCGCCTGCCGTATTGCCGTCAAAGAGGTTGCCGCTCACCGTCGTATTGAACAGCTGTGATCCATTCCAAACGTCACTTTGCCAACCCCAGAATGTATTGCGGCGGCAATCGTTGTTCGCGATGGTGTGGTAACTGCTGACAGAGCCGTCGCCCGTGGAACCGCTGCAGATCCCGGCTCCGCCGTTGTCGGTGCTCGTGTTGCCGATGATCTTGGCGCCATTCGAGCCCACGGCGATTCCCGTTCCGGCATTGCCAATCGCTCTGCAACCGAGCACTTCCAGATCCGTCTCGCCCCAGGTGCTTTGCGCACCGCCCAACCAGAAGCCACGAGCCGTCGCCTGGCCATTCAGAGCATCGCAGTACCGCCACGCACAGCGCTTCCCGCCCACCGAGAAGAACTGACCAAAGCCGATCTTGCAGCCCTGCGCAATCAGATGTTCGACGTCGCAGTTCGTACAACTCTCCAGGCCCAGAGCACTGTTGGCGAAACCGTTCACCTTAATGAGAGCCTTTCCTTTAACGAGGCAATCCGAGCAATTCTTTAGATAGATCAGCGCCGGTTGGTATAGCTGGGTGTAGCTGATATTCGCAGTCGACCGGATTTCCACGCCCGTCAAATCGAGCGTCAGATAGCTCTTGTTGGCGATGAGGAGCGGCGAGGAACCGAAGTCAATGACAGCTCCCGGCTCGCATTGCACCACACCGCCCGTCGAACCCACGGCGGCGATGGCTTTGACCAAGTCGGAGTAGCTGGCGCAGAGAGCACCTCCGCCCCTGGCAGCAGCCCCGGCAGATGGTGACGACAGGCCTCCCGCAAGCAGCAACCCCGACACCGCCTCCCTTCGAGACAGAGGCGTTGCTCGCTGTCTTTTCTGGCTCCCATCAGCCTCATTCGCGCGCTGCGTCATTTCTCTTCTCTGGTTATTTCTTCGGCCGCGGGTCGGTCTTGCCGTAGCGCTGCCAGGTTTCGGCGAATAGTTTGTCTGGCAGCCAGTTGGCGGTGGAACGGTTGCCCTGGAATTCGCGATACGGGGCGATGGCGAGTTCTTGTTGACCGCCCTGGATGCGATCGTAGCTGGCGCCGAGCCAGCCGTTCTCGATGAACACTGGCTTGAGGGTGCCGTCGTCGTTGAGGCGAATGCGCATTGCGGCTTCGCTGAAGGCGGCGATGAAATCCCACGTGGCGTCCTGGCCCTTGTCGACTGGGTCGTGAGCGACATTGGCTTCGAGCATCATTGCCATGGCGGCGTTTCGTTCCTGGCGAAGATGTTTCACCGTTTCCTCCTGGCCGTTCTTGAAGAATGGATCGATGAGCCCGTGCAGAACGAGGGCGGGGACCTGTTCGATGTTGGGAAACTGGAGATGAAACGCGGCGCCCGAGTGGTAGGAAATCCACGCGATGGTGCGCTCGGGACGCTGCGACGCGATGATGCCGGAGAAGCCGGTGCCGTTGGAATGGCCGAAGGAGATGACCGGCAGGGTGGGCAGCTCGGGGTGCTCGAGCATTTTCCCGACGCGGGCGATGTACGGGTCGATGAGACCCACGGGATAGAAGCCACGCTGCACGGGGTTGCCAATCGCGCTCACGAGCGCGACGGCGTTCCGGTTTGCGAAAGCACGCAGGCGCGGGTGATCGATGGAGCCCATGCCATGGCGCGTGAGGAGGAAGACAGCCTTCAGCTTCTTCGCGTCTTTCGGAATGTAGGCCTGGAAGACGACTTGCTCCGTACGACCGTCGCCTTTGCGGCTTTCCATGCTGGCGAAGAACTTCTGCCATTCGCGAGCGGGGATGAGATGGAATGACTTGTCCGTGGAGAGATCGGCAAGGCTGTTGTCCATGCTGATCCGCGTACTGAACTCGGCGCGGCCTTCGCTGATCGGATTCGGCTCGAGTTTCTCGGCCAAGGGCTTGTCGAAGAACGTGAGTTCCCTGATTTCGATGGCACGCCCGCCGTAGCCGTCCTTGTCGAGCTCGACATAGTCATAAGGCTTCGCCTGGTCCTGGGTGAATGGTTTGTCGGAACGGACGACAAGAGTGAATTCGCCGCTTTGGCTGGTCTGGGTCACGGCGCCGTGGGACCGCAGTCCGACGCGCACATCGGGCAAGGGGTGATCGTCTTGATCGACGATTCGTCCCTTGAGGGTTCGCGCAGCGGGATCTGCCGCGGCGAGCACGAGCAATGGGAAGAGCAGCAGTGAAAAGAGCGTTCGTGCGAGACGCAGCTTCATCGTGTGGGCGAGGGCGTGGAGGTTGAAGACATGGCCGACAGACTCGGCGCCGTACTCTGTTGTGAGCTCAGAAAATCAAACCGGGCAAACAGGCGGGCGCCCACGAAGGCGGCTCCGGCGCGTGTCAGGTGATTGGTGTCGTAGGTGATGAAGCGGCCATCGGGTGTGAAGATGGGTACACGCCCCTCGCCATCCAGCAGCACTTCCATCGGGTCGATGAAATCCGGACCGATTTGTGCCTGCGCCGTCTTGTTGAAGCTGACGACGCTCACGAGTGGATAGACGCGAGGGGCTCGGTCGTTGAGCTCGCCGTGCCGAGTGCGCACAAAGTCATTGTTCCAGCCGAAGTTCTTCGCGCCCAGCATGACTACCCGGGCGCGTGATTTCGAACTTAGCTCGCGATAACACGAGAAGGCATCGTCGACGTCACGGGGCGTGCTGTTGGGGCGCCCCCAGTTCTCGGCGAACACGACCAATTCGGCCGCGGCCAAAAGCGGCTCCAACAGGTCATTGCTCCTGTGAGCACAATCGCCTTCCCAGTAGACGACGTCGCGCCCCGTACCGTAGCCGGTCTCGTTCAGCATGTTGATGAAGTCGCGCGCAAACGAATTCCCAACAACCAATACACGTTGCCCGCCATTCGCGTGGAATCCATCGAACCGCTGAGCAAAAGGCCGCTCGACGTAGACCTTGGGGTCCTCGCCATAGGAATACTGCGGTGCCCAGGCCACCAGTCCGTAGGAGCGGTGCAAGCCCAACCCGCCCGCGATCAACAACACCGTCGCGCTGCCCGCAGCCACGTAGAAGCGTCGCGTGGACATCCAGTTGCGATCGCGGAATTTCTGCTCGACGAACCGCCACGACAGGTAGCCGAGCGGAATCGCCAGCACGGAGAAGACGAGCTGGGTGGCCGGACTCGGATTTTCCATCGACGCGAGCCGCAAAAAGGCCAGTATCGGCTGGTGCCATAGATAGATGCTGTAGCTGATGAGTCCGGTAATGGCCAATGGCTTCAGCGACAACAACCTGCCCGGCAGTGATGCCGGAGCGCAGTACCGGATCACCAGCGCTGTGCCGAAGACCGGCACGGCGACGACAACGGCCTGGTTCGATCCCAAGGCGTACGGAAACACGTACGCGCCGAGAAGCAGGGCCAGTCCGAACAGCGCAAGGTAGGACCGCTCGCGCGCCGACGTCGCGGTGAGGGCGAGCAACGCTCCCACTAACAGCTCCCAGGCACGAGTCGTCAGCATCAGAAAGGTGAACTCGCGTTCCTCGATCAGGGCGGCAGCCAGCCAGCTCGAAGCGAGCAGCAGCGCGCAGACCGCGACTGTCCCGGTCGTTCTGTAGCGGGGCAGTCTGAAGCACAGGAAGATCACAATCGGCGCCAGCAGGTAGAACTGCTCCTCAACGGCCAGGCTCCAGGTGTGATACAGCGGCTTGAATCCGGCCTCTATGCTCCAGTATCCGGAGGTCTGCAGTAATAGCAGATTGTTAGCCGAGAGCGCGGTTGCAACCAGCGATTGGCCGAAATTCTTGAGGCTGTACGGCAACATCAGGAACAGCGCGGCCAGCGTCGTCACGAGCGCCATGACCAGCATCGCCGGAAGGATTCTGCGGGCGCGGCTGTCGTAGAAGTGCAGGAAGGAAAAGCTGCCATCCCGCACGTCGCGGTGGATTTTCCCCGCAATCAGAAAGCCGCTGATGACGAAAAACACGTCAACGCCGAGAAATCCACCCTGGAAGGAAGATAGTCCGGCGTGGAAGAGCAATACCGGTAGAACGGCCAGCGCCCGCAGACCGTTGATATCCTCGCGAAACGCGGAGTTTGAACTGACCGTGTTCATCCGCATCAAGTGCAGGCGGGGGCAACCCTGTCGGCCGAGAATCGCGCATGTATCGACAGTGCGATGACGCCTAACAACACCGCCAGCCACAGCGTCGCCACATTGATCAGCAATGTCGCGGCAACTGCCGTGCTCAACGTCAGTCCCCACAGGCGCAAGAGCGCGATGAGCGTCGCTTCGGCGCCGCCGAGCCCGCCGGGCAACATGCTGACGGCGCCGGCCAACATCGAGAACGCGTAGATGGAAATCGCCGCGCGCGCAGGAATCGGGTGGCCCATCGCCTCGGTCAACAGGAAGAAGCCCCAGCAGTGCGCAAACCATGCCGCCAGTCCCAGCGCCAGCCCGCCCGCCAATGGCGCGGCGGAGAGGCAGAGGCGCGTGTGGGCGAGGATGTCGGTCATGCGCACGAGGACTCCGGCGCGCGGGCCGGCGACCCGGGTCGCCCAACGCGCCAGAGCAGAAGGCACGGCGGGTATGAACAGAACGGCAAGCGCGACGGCGGTCAATGCGCTGCCCGCCAGCAGCAGAACCCAGCCCCCCGGGTAGAACGACAGCCCGAGGCAAGCCAGCAGCAAGACGGCAATGAAATCCTGAATGCGCTCCGCAAGAAACACCGCGACGGTGTGGTTGACAGGAACACCGTACGGTTTCAGCCAGATCGCCCGCGCCAGCTCGCCCGCTTTCCCCGGCGTCGTCGTGAACGCGAACCCGCCGATATAGATGCGCAGCGACGCGTTGAAGGGGATTTTCGAGCCGAGCCGCCCCAGGTAGTAGTGCCAGCGCAGAAAGCGCAGGCCGTAGTTCATCAACGAGAGTCCGCACAAGGTTATCCAGAGACGCGGATCGGCCATTCTCAGGGCCGTGGCCACTTCGGCATGACCCGCCCAGAACACGACGGCTAGATAGGCCACGGCCGCCAACGCCGCGGTGAGCGTCAGCCCCCGCAGCCAATGCGGATTTACCGGTTGAGCAACCAAAGCGTGAAACCGGCGAAGGCCAGCCCGGACAGGATCAACTGCGGGTCGGTGAAAAGATCGGTGCTGGGGTTTTCGCCTTTTTTGCGGCTGTGAAGAATGAACAGGTAACGAAACAGGCCGAACATCACGAATGGCAGCGTGTAGATCAGCTTGTCGGTGTGATGCTGTTCGATGGTCTTCGGGTCGAGCGTATACAGACCAAAACTTATGACCGTTGCTGTTGCGGTGATGGACAGGAAACTGTCGAGCAGTTGCTGTGAGTAGTCATTCAACACGCGTCTGCGCGAGTGTGCGCCCTCGGCATCCGCCCATTCGGCACGCCGCTTGGCGAATCCCAGAAATAACGTGATGAACATTCCGGTGAGGATCAGCCACCCCGAAGGCGGAATATGGATGCCCCAGGTACCCGCGATGATGCGCAACATGAATCCGGATGCGATACAAAAGACATCGAGCACGGCGTGGTGCTTCAGCTGCAATGAATACGCGACGTTGATAGTTAGGTACAATCCCACGACGATCAACACGCGGACATCGGCGTACCAGGCGGCGGCCGCGGCCGCACCCGCGCATACCAGCGCCGCGAACAATCCTTGAGCCGGGCTGACCTTTCCCGATGCCAGTGGCCGGTGCCGCTTGGTCGGGTGCGCGCGATCTGCGTCACGATCCAGATAGTCATTGAGCACGTAGACCGCGGAGCTCATCAGGCTGAAAGCGGCCGCGGCCAGCAGCGCCGCCTTGAGATAGACGGCGTCGACAATCAACCCGCTGAACAGGACGCCGGCGAACACGAACGCGTTCTTGACCCATTGCTTCGGTCGCAGCAGCCGCAGCAGCGCCGCTGGGTGAATACCCGTCGCGACGTTCACGATGCGCAGGGAGCTACGGGGCAGCGAACGGCTTGTGCCGCGGACCGGACCCCCGTAGGGATCGCCTGGAAAACTGGCGGTGCCATATGCATGCGTTCACAGCCAGTGCCGCGGCACCGTCGCGCCTTCCGGCGCATTGGCAGGGGTGTTATCAGGTTGAAACATTGCGGCTGCAGTTTGGCGTCACTTCATGACAGCTTTCGGTCACGTAGAGCCAGCCCTTTCCTGACGGCTGCCACGGGGCCCTGTGGCAGGTCATGGGCGTCTTCACGGGCGGCACTCAGCCGGTAGCCGCCAGCGACAAGGAGTCGGCAACCTCGCCTGCGTTGGACGTGTCCGTCCCTCAGCTCACGATGTCTTCTAGTTCGCGAATCTCGTAGTAGCCGGTCCCGCCCAGGGCGACCGCGGCCTCACTCGGACTCACGCCACGACGGCCGCGCCGCCGTCCACGAGAGGAACTCGCGAGCGGATCGAAGTCGCGCAGCAACTTGTTGTCACCCGCGCCGCAATGAAAAGTCAGATCGGTGAGCCGCTCGATCTCTTCTATCTTCACCTGGAAAGTCTTGAACGGCCCGAACACATCCGCGGCCTCGATGCCGAACTGCCGGATGACGTCTTCCTGGCTTGCGATGTACGCGGTCGCGCTCAAATTTCCACTGTCGTCGATTGCGGCGACCACCTTCCAGTACTGCACGGGGTACTGGATATCCTTGTACTCGGGGTCACCCTCATCGAGCACGGGACCCGTGATCACCTGTGCGCTGAGGTTGCCGGTCAACACCGTGTCTTCGAGGATGTGCCGTTCGATTCCCTGCCAGATCTCGCGGTTCTGGTTGAACTTGGCATGCTGCGGCGTGCAGTTGGTCCAGTGGCAGGTATCCGCGGCGGACGTCAGCGCAATCTTCGCCGTCTTGCCGAATTCCAGGTCTTCGCGCCGGGTCAGGTGTCCGCGATCGAACTGGTTGCTCGCGTAGTAGAAGTTCTGGATCTGAAATTTGTCGAGAATGCGCGGGTCGCGGCGCCAGACATCCGGCGGACGATTCATGTCGAACCGCTGATCGAAGCGGATGTTGGCGGCGCTGTAGATGGCGAACCGGCGGGTGGCGTGCATGACCAGGCTGTAGTTGTGATAGTGCAGGACATGCTTGTTGGCACCGATCGGCGTGATCATCGGAGCGGCTTCCGCGGCCAGCGAGGCGCTCAACTTGGGTAACGAAACGCGCTTGGCGCCGTTTCCCAGAAAATCCGGATCGAAGCCCGCGCGTTTTGCGTAGTCCGAATCGAAAGGCGATTCGAACTTCGCTTCCTTCTTGGTGCCGGTTGCCTTCTCGGCCGCGCCGAACGATTCGGACGAAGAGCCAACACGTACGTTCACTTCTCCGCCGGGCAGCAGCGAGATCGCCAGGGGCACGTTCAGGGTTCTGGATTCGCTCATGACTCGGCTCTCCTGGATGGGTTTCGCGTTGGACGCGGTGATGCGCGCAGAGGCGGGCGTCGCGGCATAAAGGGGTTGCAACAAGGGATGCGATGGATAGGCGGCTTTCAATGCCTGCACGATGCGGCTCGACCGGATGCCTTCGTTCGCCACCCACTTGATCTGCTTTTCGTCCATGGAGGCGGAATCGAAATCGCGTCCGTCGATCGTCTGCCACTTGCCGTCCTTTATTTCCGGAATGCCGCTGTGGTGCAACGCGACTACGTACCAGTCGTTGTTGAAAACCGGCGAACCGGAGGAGCCTGGCAGCGTGTCCGTCGAGTACCACAACACGTCGTCGGCTTTCTTGATCAGGCGGTTTTCCCGGACGCAGATCTGTTTTCGTTCGCCCGACGGGTGCTGGACGATCGTCAGCCATTCGCCCTCGAACGCCTTTCCCGTCGTCGCGAGCAGCGGCAGGCAGCCGAAGTCGGTCACCGAAGCGCCGCCGGTCTCGGCTGTCGGGCGAACGGCCACCACCGAAAAATCGAGGTCGGAGGAAGTGTGAAAAAACGCGCCCGGATCGAGCGCGAATGCAACCATCGCCTGCTGTTCATCATCGACGCCCGTTTCGTACATGAACTGGGCCATCGAACCTTTCGCGGAAGCCGCGTCCGGAAACACGTGATTGTTCGTGATGAGAACGCCGGGGCTGATCAGAAATCCGGTTCCCCATCCCTCGAGCGCACCCGACGGGGAGCGGATTTCGATTCGTGCGATGGAGCGGCTGGCGATGGTGCCGCGCGCCAGGTACGCGATCGGTTGCAGCTCATTGCCCAGCAACACTCGCTCGAACGCGGCCTTCGCGGCGGTACTGTCCTGCAGGCTGCTTACCAGGAAATCACGCCGCTCACGCTGTTCCAGCGAGGAAGAGATATCGCCGGGGAGTTTGTTGCGCAGCGCATCGGCGCAGGCCGCGACGTCGAAATCCTTGCGCGCCAGCGCCTTGGCGACCTGGAGCTCGAGCCTGGATGACACCGCCGACATGTGTTTCCCCTGGTTCTAGTTCTTGTGCGCCGATGCCGGCGCGGGGTTTCCTCGTCCTACCTATACACGTGTCACCTACGGCCGATTTCTCTCACCTGCGACATGAAATATTCATGTCGCGCCGCGTGGAAAGTTAGGCTCCAACGTGTTGCGGTGCGCTGGACCTGGCGGGCTGCTGGCGTAGACCCGTCACGGCGCCTTCTTCAGCAGCGCCGAGTTCCGCTCGTCGTTCTCGATCGCCCGAAAGAACTTCTTCAATGATTCCGCTTTTGCCACGGGCACGCTGAGTTCCTTCACCTCCAGCGTGCGGGTATAGCGGAGCACGCTGCCGGCGAAGGTAGTAGAGCTGCGGTAAGCGATGGAACCGAGATCCTCGTTCACCGCCTTCGGCAGCGAGTCGGGTACGTAGCCCGCGGGTACGGTGATCTCGAACACGTCGGTATTGCGAACGGGGGCTTCGAACTCGATGGGATGCTCGCGCGGTTCCTTCGTTTCCAGCAGCCCGCTCGACATGGATCCCAACACGCGC
This sequence is a window from Pseudomonadota bacterium. Protein-coding genes within it:
- a CDS encoding acyltransferase family protein: MNTVSSNSAFREDINGLRALAVLPVLLFHAGLSSFQGGFLGVDVFFVISGFLIAGKIHRDVRDGSFSFLHFYDSRARRILPAMLVMALVTTLAALFLMLPYSLKNFGQSLVATALSANNLLLLQTSGYWSIEAGFKPLYHTWSLAVEEQFYLLAPIVIFLCFRLPRYRTTGTVAVCALLLASSWLAAALIEEREFTFLMLTTRAWELLVGALLALTATSARERSYLALFGLALLLGAYVFPYALGSNQAVVVAVPVFGTALVIRYCAPASLPGRLLSLKPLAITGLISYSIYLWHQPILAFLRLASMENPSPATQLVFSVLAIPLGYLSWRFVEQKFRDRNWMSTRRFYVAAGSATVLLIAGGLGLHRSYGLVAWAPQYSYGEDPKVYVERPFAQRFDGFHANGGQRVLVVGNSFARDFINMLNETGYGTGRDVVYWEGDCAHRSNDLLEPLLAAAELVVFAENWGRPNSTPRDVDDAFSCYRELSSKSRARVVMLGAKNFGWNNDFVRTRHGELNDRAPRVYPLVSVVSFNKTAQAQIGPDFIDPMEVLLDGEGRVPIFTPDGRFITYDTNHLTRAGAAFVGARLFARFDFLSSQQSTAPSLSAMSSTSTPSPTR
- a CDS encoding lysylphosphatidylglycerol synthase transmembrane domain-containing protein, which encodes MVAQPVNPHWLRGLTLTAALAAVAYLAVVFWAGHAEVATALRMADPRLWITLCGLSLMNYGLRFLRWHYYLGRLGSKIPFNASLRIYIGGFAFTTTPGKAGELARAIWLKPYGVPVNHTVAVFLAERIQDFIAVLLLACLGLSFYPGGWVLLLAGSALTAVALAVLFIPAVPSALARWATRVAGPRAGVLVRMTDILAHTRLCLSAAPLAGGLALGLAAWFAHCWGFFLLTEAMGHPIPARAAISIYAFSMLAGAVSMLPGGLGGAEATLIALLRLWGLTLSTAVAATLLINVATLWLAVLLGVIALSIHARFSADRVAPACT
- a CDS encoding decaprenyl-phosphate phosphoribosyltransferase — encoded protein: MNVATGIHPAALLRLLRPKQWVKNAFVFAGVLFSGLIVDAVYLKAALLAAAAFSLMSSAVYVLNDYLDRDADRAHPTKRHRPLASGKVSPAQGLFAALVCAGAAAAAAWYADVRVLIVVGLYLTINVAYSLQLKHHAVLDVFCIASGFMLRIIAGTWGIHIPPSGWLILTGMFITLFLGFAKRRAEWADAEGAHSRRRVLNDYSQQLLDSFLSITATATVISFGLYTLDPKTIEQHHTDKLIYTLPFVMFGLFRYLFILHSRKKGENPSTDLFTDPQLILSGLAFAGFTLWLLNR
- a CDS encoding DNA/RNA non-specific endonuclease — encoded protein: MSAVSSRLELQVAKALARKDFDVAACADALRNKLPGDISSSLEQRERRDFLVSSLQDSTAAKAAFERVLLGNELQPIAYLARGTIASRSIARIEIRSPSGALEGWGTGFLISPGVLITNNHVFPDAASAKGSMAQFMYETGVDDEQQAMVAFALDPGAFFHTSSDLDFSVVAVRPTAETGGASVTDFGCLPLLATTGKAFEGEWLTIVQHPSGERKQICVRENRLIKKADDVLWYSTDTLPGSSGSPVFNNDWYVVALHHSGIPEIKDGKWQTIDGRDFDSASMDEKQIKWVANEGIRSSRIVQALKAAYPSHPLLQPLYAATPASARITASNAKPIQESRVMSESRTLNVPLAISLLPGGEVNVRVGSSSESFGAAEKATGTKKEAKFESPFDSDYAKRAGFDPDFLGNGAKRVSLPKLSASLAAEAAPMITPIGANKHVLHYHNYSLVMHATRRFAIYSAANIRFDQRFDMNRPPDVWRRDPRILDKFQIQNFYYASNQFDRGHLTRREDLEFGKTAKIALTSAADTCHWTNCTPQHAKFNQNREIWQGIERHILEDTVLTGNLSAQVITGPVLDEGDPEYKDIQYPVQYWKVVAAIDDSGNLSATAYIASQEDVIRQFGIEAADVFGPFKTFQVKIEEIERLTDLTFHCGAGDNKLLRDFDPLASSSRGRRRGRRGVSPSEAAVALGGTGYYEIRELEDIVS